In Patagioenas fasciata isolate bPatFas1 chromosome 2, bPatFas1.hap1, whole genome shotgun sequence, a single window of DNA contains:
- the CYP51A1 gene encoding lanosterol 14-alpha demethylase: MAASAEEVLSVMEVGGSLLERVAVGNALSLVLAVSAFALSLGYLLQLGYRRHVESDQKKYPPYISSSIPFLGHAFAFGKSPIEFLENAYDKYGPVFSFTMVGKTFTYLLGSDAAALLFNSKNEDLNAEDVYSRLTTPVFGKGVAYDVPNMVFLEQKKMLKTGLNIAQFKQHVSVIEEETKEYFKAWGESGEKNLFEALSELIILTASHCLHGKEIRSLLNEKVAQLYADLDGGFTHAAWLLPGWLPLPSFRRRDRAHKEIKNIFYKVIQKRRNSEDKEDDMLQTLLDASYKDGRPLTDDEIAGMLIGLLLAGQHTSSTTSAWLGFFIARDKAVQERCFAEQKAVCGDDLPPLSYDQLKDLNLLDRCLKETLRLRPPIMTMMRMARTPQTVAGYNIPPGHQVCVSPTVNHRLRDSWNDALDFKPDRYLQDNPAAREKFAYVPFGAGRHRCIGENFAYVQIKTIWSTLLRLYEFDLVDGYFPTINYTTMIHTPNNPIVRYKRRSL, encoded by the exons ATGGCGGCGAGCGCTGAGGAGGTGCTGAGCGTGATGGAGGTCGGCGGGTCCCTGCTGGAGCGGGTGGCTGTCGGCAATGCGCTCTCCCTCGTCCTGGCCGTCTCCGCCTTCGCGCTGAGCCTCGGCTACCTGCTCCAGCTGGGTTACCGGCGGCACGTCGAGTCCGACCAGAAG AAATACCCGCCTTATATTTCTTCAAGCATCCCTTTCCTTGGACATGCATTTGCATTTGGAAAAAGTCCCATTGAATTTTTGGAAAATGCTTATGATAAG TATGGACCTGTGTTTAGTTTCACTATGGTTGGCAAGACATTCACATACTTACTGGGTAgtgatgctgctgctctgctcttcaaTAGTAAAAATGAAGACTTGAATGCAGAGGATGTATACTCTCGGTTAACTACACCTGTGTTTGGCAAGGGAGTTGCTTATGATGTCCCTAATatg GTATTTTTGGAACagaagaagatgctaaaaactGGGCTGAATATTGCCCAGTTTAAACAGCATGTATCTGTGATTGAAGAAGAAACAAAGGAGTACTTCAAAGCATGGGGagagagtggagaaaaaa ACCTGTTTGAAGCCCTTTCGGAACTTATCATTTTGACAGCAAGTCATTGCTTACATGGGAAAGAAATACGGAGTTTGCTGAACGAGAAGGTGGCTCAGCTCTATGCGGATCTGGATGGGGGTTTCACTCACGCCGCCTGGCTCCTGCCGGGCTGGCTCCCTCTGCCCAGCTTCAG ACGGCGAGATCGAGcacacaaagaaataaagaatatttTCTACAAGGTTATCCAGAAACGTCGAAATTCTGAGGACAAGGAAGATGACATGCTCCAAACTCTACTTGACGCTTCATACAA GGACGGCCGTCCGCTGACAGATGATGAAATCGCTGGGATGCTCATTGGGCTGCTGCTGGCGGGGCAGCACACGTCCTCCACCACCAGCGCCTGGCTCGGCTTCTTCATCGCCAGGGACAAAGCCGTGCAGGAGCGGTGCTTCGCAGAACAAAAAGCCGTTTGTGGGGATGACTTGCCACCATTATCTTATGACCAG cTCAAGGATCTCAACTTGCTGGATCGCTGTCTGAAAGAAACTTTAAGGCTTAGACCTCCTATAATGACCATGATGAGAATGGCCAGAACTCCTCAG ACCGTTGCTGGATATAATATTCCCCCCGGCCATCAAGTCTGTGTCTCTCCCACTGTTAACCACAGACTCAGGGACTCCTGGAATGATGCTTTGGATTTCAAGCCGGACCGGTATCTCCAAGATAACCCAGCAGCCAGAGAGAAATTTGCATATGTGCCATTTGGCGCTG GCCGTCATCGCTGCATTGGGGAAAACTTTGCTTATGTGCAGATTAAGACTATTTGGTCTACTTTGCTTCGTTTGTATGAATTTGACCTCGTCGATGGCTATTTTCCAACTATAAATTATACAACGATGATACACACACCTAATAACCCC